The stretch of DNA ATGAGCTTCTTGGACACAACCATCTTCctctgagcttgctgctgctgaaaAAAATTGCGCAGTTTAGTGTTCGGTGATGGTGTGTACGTGTTTCAAAGCAGGTTATGTCAGTCTGAACATAGGCAGAAAGAGATGTGCAGGAAAGACGTGAAAATCCATACGACTCCTATCTGCAAAAATGCAAAGCAAATTTAATAGAATGCTAGGAAAGTCAGCTGTGTACCATGCTTGCTTCCAGAGATTTGCAGGGGTACACAAGTGGTAAGATTGGCAACCAAAGTTTCTTCAAGGGCAAGTGTGCTTTGTACATGGAAGAAATTGCACAACAAACCAAAAGTTGTAACTCTTTTAAAGAGGCAGCAGGATGTGGGGGATGACTGGGGACAAGAATTAGATGCCCTAAGGGATCAGTACACTGCTTTCTAGAAAGATAAGCATATTGCACAAGAGCATTTTGTTCTTCAGCAAGAAGTCTCATGAAGAATCTTGAAATTATGGGTAACTTACTGTTCGATTTTAGCATGCCCCTGAAAAGAATATTTGTATTTATTGAGCAACTGTCTATGAAGTTGCCTTCAAGGAAAAGGGAAGTACAACGGTTACACTGCTGCCTTAAACTTTAAGCTCGCAAGGTTTTGTACTTCTACATCAGATGGTGACTCAGAGCATTTGGTCAAGCCACGCCGTATCAATGAGGACAAACATGAAAGATATAGGTTGTCTGATAGATGATCATGAAACTGGAGAATAGGATGCCATGGAGCTGACAGCATCATTGGCAAGGGAGAATGATTCATTTGTCTTATTTTTTGCTGAAGTTTGTTTTGCGCACAAGATAGTGCCTACTCCATTGAACAAAGCAGGAGAAAACACAAAGCAGACTTTCCTGGGAGACTTGTTCAAGAATTCgttttttcttttcttatcATGGCCAAACCTAATGGATTTATTGTCAGAGTCTTTGAAAAATTGCAGCCATAATCATCTGGATCAAATCACCCAAACTTGTCTGTATGAAATGTTACATGTCCATTCCAAGTTTGCAACACAGTTCATAAGGCTATATTTGTGACGTGTCCAATAATCATTGTGGAGAACTAGTTGGGTACCACTGAACCAACAGGACACGAGAATCTTAGCTGACAGCGTCCATAAAGTCCAAAAGAAACCAATAATACACACAGCTAATCCTTGTAGAATTAGTAGAACTTCATATATTATCAGAACAAAATATTCCAGAGCTGGACCGAACAATGAAGCAGATAAGAGGTAGCTGTCATTTTCTGAGGCTTCAGGTACATGCTCCACCGCATTTGCAGTAATTATGGTACCTGTGGCTTCAAGTAAATACCTGTATGTGACAGGCCATCCAATGTTCACTTTTCATTTGCACTGTCAGTAGCTCAAATTGCCCATCTTTTGTGACATCCTGCCGTCCATCTGCTGTACTTTTACATTCTAGAGGCAGAGTTTGCTGTGCAGGCAATGCTACCGTTGCAAATTTCAAAATTATTTCGCCAAGAATCAAATAAGCAGTTGTCTGACAGCCAAATCCTATTGTCCCATGGGATACCCTACGCATGCATTGGTATCATCAAACCAGACTGTATTGCAACCTAAAGCTCTGCTGATCTGTGCTTTGCTGGAGATATCAAGAACTAACCAAATCCTCTGATGAGGTGCATTGTTGTCTGCTCTCCAGATCATCATGCCCTTTTCTTGCATTGGCTGCCAAGCAGTGTTCAATTCTTTAAACCAACCTCCAAATTTTGAACTGCAAATATTAGAAATCTGCTAACCGTAGCTTGATTTGTGCAGTTGAGAAACAGCAAGTCTCCTATCTTTAAGCTAATCATGGGGGCTGCAACCAATTTGTGAGCTGGCTGATGGAAATCGGCCAGACTGTGAATTAAACGTGGGGCCCAACCCTCCTCTCCGCTCGCCTATAAAACAGCCTCTCGCCTTCTCTGACCTCTCACAAGTCGTTGCATTTCCCTGCAAGCTAGCACGCGCAAACCTCAGTTAGCTTCACGCCTTCACAGCGCCATGGCCTCCAAGATCTTGTacgtcgccgtcgtcgccgccgtcgccgtgtCCTCCTTCGCCGGCGTCGCCTTCGCGGCCGACGCCCCGGCGCCGAGCCCCACctccggcgcggcggccgtctcCTCGTCGCTCGTGGCCGCCGTCCTCTGCCCGGCCGTGGCGCTCCTCCTCGGCAACCTGCGCCACTGAGCCCTCGGCGGCGGATCGTCGCAGACGAAAGCTGCTGCCAACGCATGCTTGCCATGCGTCGCATGATATCTTCTATTCGCTTGCTTGTTTCCTGACCAGTGCTTTGTACTACCGATCGAACGCATGGAATTTTATTCATTCAGAGATTCAGACCATTCCTGTAGCAGCATTGATTCGGTGTGTGAATTAGCATGTGTGCCCAGATTCTGATGATATGTTTCGAGCATTGAGAGACTGAATTTTCATCTGATGATGAGGAAATGTGCTGCTTTCTTTGTGATTTTCACCCCCAACCCCAAGCTATGGCCTGtgactttttctttacaaagtcGAAAGACAGGTACGCTCGTATGGCCTTTTGAGTATTTGCATCTCATTCGCAGAGGAAAGCGAAGCTTTAGTTGAGATAAAAAAAAGGGGACAAAGCGTAAAACTAAAGCAGGTTAACAAAGCAGCTCCCTCTGCTGTAAAGCAGCTACTCGCGAAAATAATGCAACCAACCAAATCTATCAtttttcttttgttctgttcgtCTGATCACCGGTTTCCTTTGCTGCTCTTCAGCTGATCAATGATGCAGACGGCTGCTTGCAGCTGATCATTGACGCAGATGGCTGCTTGCAGCTGATCAATAACGCAGACGGCTGCTTGCAGCTGATCATTAACGCAGACGGCTGCTTGCAGCTGATCATCGACCGAATTCATGTAGTAATCCATTTGGATTCAAATGGAATCTGAACCAAGCTCGAATTCACGTAGTAATCCATATCGTTTTGCTTGCCTTCTCCCATTTCTCTGAAGAGTTTCTTCAAAAAAATGTGGACAAGAACAGCGTGTGCCTGTTAATGCTAAGCCTTGCTCGTCACAGTCCGACTGCGACGCGCCGTGCGCCACGCCAACGCGCACGGCGTGCCCAAGGCAAGCGCGGCCCGCACGCAACGCGCAGCAAACGGCCGGCCGCTCCTCGCTCGCCACGAAACGCGCGTCCGTGCGTccccccgcgcccgcgcgcggctCTGCCGTTTCCAGTCGTGAAAGGAAACATTGCTTGtctcggcggcgagcgggcggaGGCAAGTGCCCCGCGCCACGCCTGTCAGGACTCGGAACCCTGGGGCACATGCGTGGCAAGGGAGCGCCCTGTTCGGGTTGGGGGAAGGAAGGAGATTCAGGAGCGGGCTCGCTTGGCGGCTTGCGGCGCTGCAGCCGGTTGCCCTGGACACACGACGCGACACACCCAGCGGGTGGCAGGGATCACATGCGCACCAGCACCATATCAACGAGTTCATAACAGAAACCAGTGGAACTGTAACAAAAATTACTGAAAACTTCCTATTTTTACAAGTCTTCGTCCGGAATTATAGAAGAGGTCCAATCATTTGTGCTGCCTGATCAACTGACACTCGACACTGTCTCATGCTCCAGACTGAATATACACCGAACAGTTACAGCACCAGGAggtaaaagaaaaagaaaaaaaaagaagagttCCTGAAGGCCCTTTCAGATTCATATGAAGTTTATTGTCAGAACTTGGCAAATTACGCGAGCACCTGGATTGCTCTCGGGATTACTTTGGCTTTTGACAACGCAAGATGTAGTCGGCCGTTATTAACATGAGGGGCTTGCAAAAATGCGCGGCTGCTTTACAGGAAGTAAGTCGTAGCTAATGTTCACAGTAACAAAAGCAGGCTTGTAAAAGTTCCTGCTCCTGCAGCCCCTCTGCGTTGTTCTTTGCAAATTCTGTCATTTCTCTCGTCCTCGATTCCCTCAACTTCTTTTGGAAGACATTGATCTCCAGTAGCAATCTCGAGAAATGGTGAACCGACCAATCATTCGATCAGTACGCTTTTGCCGTCATTCTTCATCTGTTGGACTTAGATCTGTGCTGGCCTTCTTTCTAATACTCACCTTCTCACGTTCAGTGTTCTCCTTTTATTCTGAGTCGCTGTCCATATCGTGCATAGCTTTCAGTCCCCTGGGGCGCTGCAAAATCAGGTATCAGGTGACTGAATTCCTTCATGAGTATGGTATAGAATTTGTAGCGGCGAGCTACAGTCCTAAGTTGATATCGACATTCAAGTCCACCCACCTTCTTGGAAACCTTCTTCTCTCGGACTTCATATCTTTCCAAAGTCAAGTCACAAAGCCACGTTCCCGGGCAGACAAACTGCAAAGGATGAAGAGAATTCAGGCAGGAATAACAGAATGGTGACTATTCTAGTATGCACATCAAGAGAAACGTATGCGGAAAATAGTAGACATCACAGTTTTCTTAGGCTTAGTTCCAAGCATGCTTGACCAAAATAAACTGAGATAGGAAAACAAATAAGGCCCAATAGCCACTGCATATTAGCTAATTAATACAACAATTGCAATGTGGTCTCACGACATGAAGACTAGCAAATTAGTTCTGCCGTTTGAAATAAGGGTGCTTTCTGATAGTACCTAGTAGGGACCAACAGTGTCAGagcaactcatcaagcattgaGGGGACAACCAGGAAGCATCAGAGTTTAAACAAAATTATTTGCTTTGGACAGAAGCATGCTGTGGTGTTATAGATGCTTCTCGGCAAGCAAATTAAATCTCCAGGTATAAGAAAGGAGGAACCCACCGAATGCTATTTTATTTGCAGGCCTCCTATGGGTCGAGGGGCAACGCAGACAGCGTGCACAGAGGTGGCCCATGTGATGTGATGCCCAGTATGGCAATATCTATTAAATATGCGCATCCAAAATGATTTACAGCCCGGGTAGATCCTTGCTTCCAGGGATGACCTAAAGTTTGGAGTAGATTACTGTTCTTTTAAACAAATAGGTAGAAAGTAGATTACTGCTGTCTCCTAGTattttgaatttttgagttAGGAATATCTCTGCATGAAGCAAGGTATTCTTATTTATTATCCGTTCCTGTGGACTGCAATATAGAATCCTATGCGCATTGATGTAAACTGAACACATTCAAACTGAAGATAAATTATTCAAATTGAAAGTTAATGTGCGAGGGTCATACATTGACAGTTCTCTGGATGACTTTGGCTCTTTTCTTGGGTCTTTGAGGCAGCTTGGATCCCTTGAAAACCAGAAAATCCTCTTCCTTTTCCCTGTTTGACAGGGCGATTGCAAACTTTGGCCAGATGGATCCCTCACTCCCTGATGAAGAGCCTTTCTTGTCATCTGGAAAGGTCTGTGGAGCTCCGTTGTTGTTGCAACCTCTACCAGGGCGTTCCCTGTCTGGTGAAGCAACCGTGTGGATGCCGTTGTTCTGTTGTTGCTGTGCTGGCGATTTCATGGTTGCAAACTCTTCCGAGTTCCTAAAAATTCAGTAACAACATATatattagaaagattcagaaGAATGCCTGATTAGTTTCAATCTGTCAAGCAAAAAGCATCCTGTTGCTCATATAAGCAAAAAGAACATGATAAAGATAAGGGATACACAACGAGCAGAATCACCCATGTTCTAATAATTGAAAGGTCCATGAACCTAACTTCAAGATATGTTAATTCGAATATGATTCAATGACACCGTGCGTGCTTTTCACAAtttttttgtatttttttaaatGAAAAGGAAGCATGGATTACGCAATATGGATTTATAGCAGTTTTGCAGTCTGCTGGCACGAAAGAGGGACATTACAACGGTTACATTTCAAAAAATGAGAATCAAATGctacattttttttcttttttttctcgaacgcgCAGGAGAACTGCGcatcaatatattaagaagaagaaggggggggggggggggtaaagAGCCCCAATACAAAAATGATGTTACAGGGTTAAAGGGTCTGTAACACACCCTGAGAACACACCCTAAGCAAATGCTAGATTTTTAACACTCATGAAATTAACTTCAACAGATTATTAAAATTCTGAAATAGGGAGAAGGCAAAAAATCATGATTCACCTCCAATTTAGGGGAAAGGGGCAGTATAGAAGGCAAAAACTTCCACCAATTACCTATGCCAACGCTTCGTTCTGTCCAGGCAAGAAACTATGAATTCAAGGAGAAGAGGAAAAGGGAGAGCAGTGAATGAGCAAGTCCTCACCATCCACTTTACGTGTGGTGGTGACTGATTTGAGTTAAAATTGGTGTTTCTTCTGAATCCAAAATTAGTCAAAAAAATATAGTTCATATGATGTGACCTCAGAGTCCAAAGATAGCAATAGATGAAGGCACCAAAGTACTGAACATTTAGCCATCAAAGAACATCTATCATAGTGCTGATAAACCTTTTTTAAGAGACAATGCTGATAATATCTTGACACCAGTCTCATCTCGTAGCTCTTTTTTCATAAATAGTTCCAATGAAGCAAAATCACGGATCAGTTTGAGAAAAGTGTACCAGCAAAAAGGACATGTAAGTCATGTGATGCAGAAAGCAAACTGAAAAGTAAGCTAGAATTCCTGAAAATTTAGCGATTAAATTCAAATACAGACAATTCAGCTGGATTGATCAAAGATGGGGACAATACTAATCTGCTGGTCCTTAAACTCCAGACAACAACTCAACTTGAATGATAGGGAAACAAGACGAGATAAATCAAACAACACTTTATTTCAGTGTTAGTAACTAAAATCAGACTCTCTGTTGTAAGCATTAGCTTCTTTCAGTCTTTGAGGGACTTAATTTGAGTGACGGAGGAACCAACCAATATCACAGTTCACGAGACGGATTAGTACCTCCCCCAATAATATAAATCAAGATTCAAACGGGGTAAAGAACTAGAAAAATCTAGCATGTAGCATCCACATACCGAATTCGGCAATATTGGACATGGACTATTCCATACTTCTGGAAGAAAATAAAGCTGGACCAATCAACACCATAAGCCAATCAATGCCCATCATGCAATCATGCTTCCCCAACACAACCAAAAACATCACTGCTTTGCCTAACATGCAGGCCCCTCTACAAAAAAGGGGGCAAGTATGCTATTTTCAGTTCTTCAGGAAAAAGACAGACCACATCTTCGTATTATATGTCCACCGTTCGTTCAAATTGAATTCCTCTTCAAATCAAAACTAAACCTGCTCAGGCCTCTGCTCCTCGGATCGATGGACGATGGCACGTGCCCAAGACGACATCACGTGACAGCCAGTTGTTGCTTTACCAGTTTACCCAATAGCCCCAAAATGGGCACTAGTTTAACCAGTAGCCACCAAACCAAAGCAATCATTCAGAGAGCACACTGCACACGCAACTCGCACATCGACACCACGACCGATAAAAAAATTTCAGAGAAGAGCACAAGGGCACGGACCTGAGGACGCGGTGATGGGCATGGCCGGTTGGGTGGTGCTGCGCGGCCGCTACtgctgccgccgcggcggcgcggcgctggcCGATGGCGGCCTTCTCGGCggccgcggtggcggcggcctcGACGTCGCGACGTTGCACCTTGACGCAGCGCAGGCGCTTCCGGTTGCCCCACTGTAACAGCAGGTCGCGCTCCGCCGCGGTGCCACCGCTGCCACCGCGCGAGGAGCCCCGCGTGTGGTAGTGGTTTCTCCCCTCTTTCTCCATTTCCCGACGGGCTGAAATTCCAGTGTAGAAGGTATGAAATGCTGGGAAAAAAACAAAACTCAGATCAGCTGAAAAAAGAGAATCTCAAAGATCAGAGAAGAAGTAGTCCAATTTAATTATCTGCATGGATTTATGCAAAACCAAATGGAGGAGGATAAACTGAAAGGTAGGAGACCGATTAAATTGTGATGAGTCGTCAAGACATGGACAAATCTCTGTttgatttcttcccatttcacgcacaaaaaaaaaacttacTCCAAAAGATTTTTGGAAACGGATAAGTGATTCCACTGACCGATCAATTTCAATGAGAAACGGGATGACAACTGAAATCTAACGCAACTTTAACCGACTGATCAAATCAACAAGGGAAAGCTGGGGAAAAATGGTGAGCTTGGTTCTTGGAAAGAAATTGGTGAGCTACTGGTTTTCTGATTGAACCCATGTCAAACCAGGAAAAGCTAAAAGAAATCGAATTGGATAAAAATGTAATTGAGATCAATGGAACTCATTTACTCAAGAGTGATTTTGAAGAAAACAAGCAATCAATCAACACTGTGCTGTATGGTACCCAATTTTCCGTTATTGCAAATTCAACAATTTGAGACAGCGACAACAAATCAGGATAAGCACAAGAAAGACACAATAAGCAAGGAAGAGATCAACTCGCATAAGGGGAAAAGTGACTGAAATGTGCAAACTTACGATTTTATGATATAGAACGCCAACAGAAAACATGGGAAAACGAAGGAGATCAAAAACAACAACCAAACACCTCCTGATTCCGGCTCCTCATCCAACCGTCCACCGAGGAACACCAAATGAAACAAATAAAGGAATCCCACCTCGCAGACAAGCAGCAACAAGATTGTTCAGTAAATCGTTCGATCCGAATCAGTTTAACTCCCAAGTTCCAATCACGGGAATCACAAGTCAAACAGCTCAGATTGCGCTCGATCGTAGCGCAAACTGATTCAGGTCATGCCGAAATGCAGCTTCGGgtgaattgaattcaaataatccACTTCAGATATCCCCACACTTCATGAGGGATCTCGCAAGCACAGAACAAGAGGAATCCCAGCACAGGAAGAAAAGCGCAGGTAGAATCCAATCCCAGCAAGAGAAAAAGGGGGCGGATCGTTCCGATCAATTAACCACCCATGAAGAACCTTACAATTCGAGAATTCAAACAAATCACAAGTAGCAACTCACGAAAATTCAAAGGTAAACTTCCCATCGGAGTGCGAACCTCCCAGCTCCAATCCGCGCCAAAATTACCGCTGGAAACAGCAAAAATCGAGGGAAAGAGCAAAGGAACCGCAGTTCGGCGAACTGGGAGGAGCAGTACCTGAAAACACCGCTCGCGCCTCCGCGCCCTCCAATTCACCTTCCGGGACTAGTAATTCTCCGCTTCTCTTCTCCACCAGGAGAAATACAGATCAAGCAGAGGAATGGATTCTTCGAGGCAGAGGTTTCGCGGTAAACGGAATCGGAGGAAATTCCGGACGCCCCTGTGCCCCGtgttcctccctcctcctcctcctctctggAAGCCAGGtgaggagggagaagaaggcCGCCTTGGCATTTTATATGCCTCCTCCGTTCTCCCCCGCTCCTGACCCCTCGGGGACTCCAGAACCGGATCCTATCCCCGCAGCTACGGGCCACCCCCATCCGTTGATCTCCAGGTGGACTGCCTGGATCGTCCCAGCTCGTTACTCTTCCCTGATGTGAAATTCCCAGTTTTTTTCCAGAGGTGCTGTGAAATGTCCAGCACTCCAGCTGTTAGGCGAGGGACCTTGATATGCCTTGGGCCGGGCCAGTGTCTAGTGGGCCAGCCCAATCACTTGCTTGGACCAAGCTGAACAACGTTGACCGCGGCCCAGTTTTGCAATGAAACGTAATGCAAAAGTTGAGGCTAAAATCCTTTAGTTCATGTTCGTCCATGTTTTCCACTGAAACTATATACTTATTAATATAAAAAATCCTACTTTTTTTTATGAAACTAAAAAAAATCCTACTGGCTGATATGTTGCAAAGAAACGATGGTGCGGATCAACCACCCAAAAGAAGATCCAGATCTAACCTCTATCTAAAAAAACACATCCAGGTTCTAGATTAATATAGAAATATTTGCGACTCTGCGGAAATGAAAAAGCAGACCCTCTTTCCAACTTTATATTCTCATTCTGGGAAGTGACTTCAGAACCCTGTTTCTACTGATTTACGATGGGACGCAAACATTAGAGATGAAGCAAGTGAATTGcacttcacacggaatgaagaGAGTAGATACCGAGAATCATGTACGGTAAATAAAGGATGCAAAAAAAGGACGCTCAAATCTCCTTGTTGTCAGAACAAACATTTTCTGTTCTTCCAGACCGGTGACGTGTCAGTCTAAAAAGTGAATAAATGGCATTGCCACTCTGCCAGCATGAACAACAGTGAAAATCTTCTTGGAATGTAGGAATTGAGATCAT from Panicum hallii strain FIL2 chromosome 3, PHallii_v3.1, whole genome shotgun sequence encodes:
- the LOC112886844 gene encoding uncharacterized protein LOC112886844, giving the protein MEKEGRNHYHTRGSSRGGSGGTAAERDLLLQWGNRKRLRCVKVQRRDVEAAATAAAEKAAIGQRRAAAAAAVAAAQHHPTGHAHHRVLRNSEEFATMKSPAQQQQNNGIHTVASPDRERPGRGCNNNGAPQTFPDDKKGSSSGSEGSIWPKFAIALSNREKEEDFLVFKGSKLPQRPKKRAKVIQRTVNFVCPGTWLCDLTLERYEVREKKVSKKRPRGLKAMHDMDSDSE